One region of Microbacterium sp. M28 genomic DNA includes:
- a CDS encoding nucleotidyltransferase domain-containing protein gives MSPGHVPLPQPESARPLPPEEFARWYGPWDPLTPDSIAGFLEGFDRPWWIVGGWALENATGVSRSHEDMDVSIAHHDAEALRVFLAERGWTTWNADSGWLRPFDERFREIRSDSGIWVRADARSPWVLDVPLTRFNGDRWTNKRLPSQEYDLDEVTWVAEDALRYLNPEVVLLMKAAQVRDKDIVDAEATLGFLDERQRAWLRGTIVHLDPTHPWAA, from the coding sequence GTGTCGCCTGGTCACGTCCCCCTTCCGCAGCCGGAGTCCGCGAGGCCGCTGCCGCCGGAGGAGTTCGCGCGCTGGTACGGGCCGTGGGATCCGCTGACACCGGACTCGATCGCCGGCTTCCTCGAGGGATTCGACCGACCGTGGTGGATCGTCGGGGGATGGGCGCTCGAGAACGCGACGGGCGTCAGCCGCAGCCATGAGGACATGGACGTCTCGATCGCGCATCACGATGCCGAGGCGCTGCGCGTGTTCCTCGCAGAGCGCGGGTGGACGACCTGGAACGCCGACAGCGGCTGGCTGCGTCCGTTCGACGAGCGGTTCCGTGAGATCCGCAGCGACAGCGGGATCTGGGTGCGTGCCGATGCGCGTTCGCCGTGGGTGCTCGATGTGCCGCTGACGAGATTCAACGGCGACAGATGGACGAACAAGCGGCTTCCGTCGCAAGAGTACGACCTCGACGAGGTGACCTGGGTCGCGGAGGACGCTCTGCGCTACCTCAACCCCGAAGTGGTGCTGCTCATGAAGGCGGCGCAGGTGCGCGACAAGGACATCGTGGATGCCGAGGCGACGCTCGGTTTTCTCGACGAGCGCCAGCGTGCGTGGCTGCGGGGCACGATCGTCCATCTCGATCCCACGCATCCGTGGGCGGCATAG
- a CDS encoding YesL family protein — protein sequence MTTTTAAPGWALRVHAAFDWIWWVATVNVLWIAFTLAGGIVLGAAPASVAATELTRRRLRGDGFAAWRCFAQAWRREFWRANAALGPAFVITVLLAASAIGQYAAGSLGAPLGILTSAALALAVAVTAVAVTMFAHYEVPLRAYAPTAFRWVMRNLPHAILLLLAAVVVVTASFILPGIIPFLSLGAWLTLSTALCIGFFTANDRRLAEAHPTT from the coding sequence ATGACGACGACCACCGCCGCCCCCGGCTGGGCTCTGCGCGTGCACGCCGCCTTCGACTGGATCTGGTGGGTCGCGACGGTCAATGTGCTGTGGATCGCCTTCACACTCGCCGGCGGCATCGTGCTCGGCGCCGCGCCGGCATCCGTAGCCGCCACGGAGTTGACCCGCCGTCGCCTGCGCGGCGACGGGTTCGCCGCCTGGCGCTGTTTCGCACAGGCCTGGCGACGCGAGTTCTGGCGCGCCAACGCCGCACTCGGCCCCGCGTTCGTGATCACGGTCCTGCTCGCGGCCAGCGCTATCGGCCAGTACGCCGCCGGCTCTCTCGGCGCCCCGCTCGGCATCCTGACCAGCGCGGCTCTGGCCCTCGCCGTCGCCGTCACGGCCGTCGCCGTCACGATGTTCGCCCACTACGAAGTCCCCCTGCGCGCCTACGCACCGACGGCATTCCGCTGGGTGATGCGCAATCTCCCGCACGCGATCCTGCTGCTGCTCGCAGCGGTGGTGGTCGTGACGGCGAGCTTCATCCTCCCTGGCATCATCCCGTTCCTCTCGCTCGGCGCCTGGCTCACCCTCAGCACCGCGCTGTGCATCGGCTTCTTCACCGCGAACGACCGCCGCCTCGCCGAGGCGCATCCCACGACCTGA
- a CDS encoding extracellular solute-binding protein, whose amino-acid sequence MKHRTIASGIGLAAVAALALTSCSAGPDAGADAAELETLTIMAPYLSTNAPEDGNQFETAIEDEIGVDLDMTWVPNSSYGDKVNITLAGDDLPQVMVIQGKDPGFVRNAEAGAFWDLTEYLDDYDNLKTTFPQVQHSSSINGKVYGIFRSRDVMREAVIIRKDWLANLGLEMPTTTEELHEVAKAFTENDPDGNGAADTYGLIIPKWPGTIGTNSPWDAIETWYGAGNRWTERDGELVPNFTTDEWLEAVQFERQLVEDGVVNADYATFDSAKWNEPFLTGKGGIIIDVHSRAGQLMSLLKEQDPEGFQNYVDVTGNLEGPDGELHALPTAGYSGFLAIPKAQVKTEEQLRGVLEVLNELNSEEVGPLLNNGIEGVTYELDGDLAVGIDSASQVDKDTSAAYAQLGTNVTGFQGYLPKQASEYEQEMYDKRKEIEASDLESAVYDPSAAYVSDTYVSKGAQLDTIVADARIQYIAGQLDLDGLKDAIELWRSSGGDDVITEINELADADS is encoded by the coding sequence ATGAAGCACCGCACCATCGCCTCCGGCATCGGCCTCGCCGCCGTCGCCGCCCTCGCCCTGACCAGCTGCTCCGCCGGTCCGGATGCCGGAGCGGATGCCGCCGAGCTCGAGACGCTGACCATCATGGCTCCGTATCTCTCCACCAACGCCCCCGAGGACGGCAACCAGTTCGAGACAGCGATCGAAGACGAGATCGGCGTCGACCTCGACATGACGTGGGTGCCGAACTCGTCCTACGGCGACAAGGTCAACATCACCCTCGCCGGCGACGACCTTCCGCAGGTCATGGTCATCCAGGGCAAGGACCCCGGGTTCGTCCGCAACGCCGAGGCCGGGGCGTTCTGGGACCTCACCGAGTACCTCGACGACTACGACAACCTCAAGACCACATTCCCGCAGGTGCAGCACTCCTCGAGCATCAACGGCAAGGTCTACGGCATCTTCCGCTCGCGCGACGTCATGCGCGAGGCCGTGATCATCCGCAAGGACTGGCTGGCGAACCTCGGCCTCGAGATGCCCACCACCACCGAAGAGCTCCACGAGGTCGCGAAGGCCTTCACCGAGAACGACCCCGATGGCAACGGCGCGGCCGACACCTACGGCCTCATCATCCCCAAGTGGCCGGGCACCATCGGCACGAACAGCCCGTGGGATGCCATCGAGACCTGGTACGGCGCCGGCAACCGCTGGACCGAACGCGACGGCGAGCTCGTCCCGAACTTCACCACCGACGAGTGGCTCGAGGCCGTCCAGTTCGAGCGCCAGCTCGTCGAGGACGGCGTCGTCAACGCCGACTACGCGACCTTCGACTCCGCGAAGTGGAATGAGCCGTTCCTCACGGGCAAGGGCGGCATCATCATCGACGTGCACTCCCGCGCCGGTCAGCTCATGAGTCTGCTCAAGGAGCAGGACCCGGAGGGCTTCCAGAACTACGTCGACGTCACGGGCAACCTCGAGGGCCCCGACGGTGAGCTGCACGCCCTCCCGACCGCCGGCTACAGCGGCTTCCTCGCGATCCCGAAAGCGCAGGTGAAGACCGAAGAGCAGCTGCGCGGGGTGCTCGAGGTGCTGAACGAGCTGAACTCGGAAGAGGTCGGCCCGCTGCTCAACAACGGCATCGAGGGCGTCACGTACGAGCTCGACGGCGACCTCGCCGTCGGCATCGACAGCGCGAGCCAGGTCGACAAGGACACCTCCGCCGCGTACGCGCAGCTCGGCACGAACGTCACCGGCTTCCAGGGCTACCTGCCCAAGCAGGCCTCGGAGTACGAGCAGGAGATGTACGACAAGCGCAAGGAGATCGAGGCCTCCGATCTCGAGTCCGCCGTCTACGACCCGTCGGCCGCCTACGTGTCCGATACCTACGTCTCCAAGGGTGCGCAGCTCGACACGATCGTGGCCGACGCACGCATCCAGTACATCGCCGGCCAGCTCGACCTCGACGGCCTCAAGGACGCCATCGAGCTGTGGCGCTCGAGCGGCGGCGACGACGTGATCACCGAGATCAACGAGCTGGCGGACGCCGACTCCTGA
- a CDS encoding ABC transporter permease — translation MTMLDNAVTATETLTVEKASKRRRGVRVHFTQFKWLYLLLLPGIIYFVLFRYWPMYGAIIAFKDYVPFLGIQDSPWVGLEHFEDFFSSPDFPRLLANTLILALLSLVIAFPLTIIVALLLNEMRLIVLKRTVQTLIYIPHFLSWTVVASLTYLLFALDIGPLFQLINGILGTEVNFLADPAWFRPIIVLQDIWKNTGWGTIIFLAALAGVDQAQYEAAIIDGAGRFQRVWHITLPSIAPTVVVMLVLQMGQVLNTGFEQIYLMTNSLNRSVADVFDTYVYFMGITQGSYSYSTAVGLFKAVVGVVLIFGANWLAKRFTQAGIF, via the coding sequence ATGACCATGCTCGACAACGCCGTCACGGCGACCGAGACGCTGACCGTCGAGAAGGCGTCCAAGCGGCGCCGCGGCGTCCGCGTGCACTTCACGCAGTTCAAGTGGCTCTATCTGCTGCTGCTGCCAGGCATCATCTACTTCGTCCTGTTCCGGTACTGGCCCATGTACGGCGCCATCATCGCGTTCAAGGACTACGTGCCCTTCCTCGGCATCCAGGACAGCCCCTGGGTGGGCCTCGAGCATTTCGAGGACTTCTTCTCGAGCCCCGATTTCCCTCGGCTGCTCGCCAACACGCTGATCCTGGCTCTGCTGAGCCTCGTGATCGCGTTCCCGCTCACGATCATCGTGGCGCTGCTGCTCAACGAGATGCGCCTCATCGTGCTCAAGCGGACGGTGCAGACCCTCATCTACATCCCGCACTTCCTCTCCTGGACCGTCGTCGCCTCGCTGACCTACTTGCTGTTCGCGCTCGACATCGGTCCGTTGTTCCAGCTCATCAACGGCATCCTCGGTACCGAGGTGAACTTCCTCGCCGACCCGGCCTGGTTCCGGCCGATCATCGTCCTGCAGGACATCTGGAAGAACACCGGCTGGGGAACGATCATCTTCCTCGCCGCCCTCGCCGGCGTCGACCAGGCCCAGTACGAGGCCGCGATCATCGACGGCGCCGGTCGGTTCCAACGCGTCTGGCACATCACGCTGCCCTCGATCGCGCCGACCGTCGTCGTCATGCTCGTGCTGCAGATGGGCCAGGTGCTCAACACCGGCTTCGAGCAGATCTACCTCATGACCAACTCGCTCAACCGCTCGGTCGCCGACGTGTTCGACACCTACGTCTACTTCATGGGTATCACGCAGGGCTCCTACAGCTACAGCACCGCCGTCGGCCTCTTCAAGGCGGTCGTCGGCGTCGTCCTCATCTTCGGCGCGAACTGGCTCGCCAAGCGCTTCACCCAGGCAGGAATCTTCTGA
- a CDS encoding carbohydrate ABC transporter permease gives MAREKYRFNTPAGRVFDVFNIALMVAVAILALVPFAFVLAGSFATEAELATRSFFLWPETFSLKAYEAIFTSPAFVRALITTIAVTAVGTVVQLALTASMAYPLSKANLPGGKLILSLIVFTMVFGGGMIPTFLVVKDLGLLNNYWALILPMAINPFSLIIIKNFFQQLPAELEESAKIDGANELQTLWSIILPLSKPVLATFALFYAVGIWNDFMSPLLYLNDNSMWTLQMFLRQVTVATDLSVVEQDPTQLPPAQGIKFAVIIVATLPIILFYPFLQKHFAKGMLIGSVKG, from the coding sequence ATGGCTCGCGAGAAGTATCGATTCAACACACCCGCGGGGCGTGTGTTCGACGTGTTCAACATCGCGTTGATGGTCGCCGTCGCGATCCTCGCGCTCGTGCCGTTCGCGTTCGTACTCGCCGGGTCGTTCGCGACCGAGGCCGAGCTCGCGACGCGATCGTTCTTCCTGTGGCCGGAGACGTTCTCCCTCAAGGCGTACGAGGCGATCTTCACCAGCCCGGCATTCGTCAGGGCCCTGATCACGACGATCGCGGTGACCGCGGTGGGCACGGTCGTGCAGCTCGCCCTCACCGCATCCATGGCGTACCCGCTCAGCAAGGCGAACCTCCCCGGCGGAAAGCTCATCCTGTCGCTCATCGTGTTCACGATGGTGTTCGGCGGCGGCATGATCCCGACGTTCCTCGTGGTGAAGGACCTCGGGCTGCTGAACAACTACTGGGCGCTGATCCTGCCGATGGCGATTAATCCGTTCAGCCTCATCATCATCAAGAACTTCTTCCAGCAGCTCCCCGCCGAGCTGGAGGAGTCGGCGAAGATCGACGGCGCGAACGAGCTGCAGACGCTGTGGAGCATCATCCTGCCGCTGTCCAAGCCGGTCCTCGCGACATTCGCGCTGTTCTACGCGGTCGGCATCTGGAACGACTTCATGTCGCCGCTGCTGTACCTCAACGACAACTCGATGTGGACGCTGCAGATGTTCCTGCGCCAGGTGACCGTCGCCACCGACCTGTCGGTCGTCGAGCAGGACCCGACGCAGCTGCCTCCGGCTCAGGGCATCAAGTTCGCGGTGATCATCGTGGCGACCCTGCCGATCATCCTGTTCTACCCGTTCCTGCAGAAGCACTTCGCGAAGGGAATGCTGATCGGGTCGGTGAAGGGATGA
- a CDS encoding YesU family protein produces MTLVYRNALTSQEDLDGWVAEGPVSAQPTEEGMLLSSGGGFDDHFTFWCPEVFGDRIRITWEFSPRSEPGLAMLFFGAAADAEQAPDADGIFDDALTPRSGAYPQYHSGDIRALHVSYFRRRWEAERAFHTCNLRKSPGFHLVSQGADPLPPVVDARAAFYRIEVVKDGPRVAFSIDDLPLFDWTDDESAGPRITSGRIGFRQMSPLVACYRNLEVHSL; encoded by the coding sequence ATGACCCTCGTCTACCGCAACGCTCTGACGTCGCAGGAAGATCTGGACGGCTGGGTCGCCGAGGGCCCCGTCTCGGCCCAGCCGACGGAAGAAGGGATGCTGCTCTCGAGCGGCGGAGGGTTCGATGACCACTTCACGTTCTGGTGCCCCGAGGTGTTCGGCGACCGCATCCGGATCACATGGGAGTTCTCGCCGCGCTCGGAGCCGGGGCTGGCGATGCTGTTCTTCGGCGCCGCGGCGGATGCCGAGCAGGCGCCGGATGCCGACGGCATCTTCGACGACGCGCTGACGCCGCGCAGCGGGGCCTACCCCCAGTACCACTCCGGCGACATCCGCGCTCTGCACGTGTCGTACTTCCGGCGCCGATGGGAGGCGGAGCGCGCGTTCCACACCTGCAACCTGCGTAAGTCACCGGGGTTCCACCTCGTCTCGCAGGGCGCCGACCCGCTGCCCCCGGTCGTCGACGCCCGCGCGGCGTTCTACCGCATCGAGGTCGTGAAAGACGGACCGCGCGTCGCCTTCTCGATCGACGACCTGCCCCTGTTCGACTGGACGGATGACGAGAGCGCGGGCCCTCGCATCACCTCCGGCCGCATCGGCTTCCGCCAGATGTCGCCGCTCGTCGCCTGCTACCGCAACCTGGAGGTTCACTCGCTGTGA
- a CDS encoding Tat pathway signal sequence domain protein, with protein MTDSTVTDPIETVPLRWLDDAPPARLRGGATWGVPLARGTVADPAVLRLREVGGGAVPAQFWPLATWPDGSVKWAGCAVGALDAPRAYEVVTGADAVPTAPSAVRVERSGDEIVVGDGILEIAFPSGPADVLARRVIRDGRIIAEDLRLVSLLQDELPEDGGAATRRRFRSRVHTVDVEQDGPIRAVVRVDGAHRDEDGDREWLPFTLRFVIIAGSAEVRLVHTVIWDGDAEHDFLAGLGLRADVPLHAALHDRHVRIAGADGGFFAEAVRGLTGLRRDPGAEVRAAQIRGEQTPPTDTWNPEVSKRLDLIPAWNDITLTQLSADGFGIRKRTAPGHAWIDAGAGTRAEGYIAISDPTGGFGLGIRSFWQSHPGQLDLRGAGGERAELTAWLYAPEAQPMDVRFYHDGLGQDDFATQLEGLEITYEDYEPGFGDAHGVARTHELTLFTYGATPAIEQVAASVEAMQRPPLLQPTPEHLHAVGVFGDWAPIDRSTPARTEIEDSNDFLLDFYLGQIDQRRWYGFWNYGDVMHAYDLDRHVWRYDVGGYAWDNSELSPDLWLWYSYLRSGRADVFRLAEAMTRHTGEVDVYHLGRWQGLGSRHNVQHWGCSAKQLRISSPIYRRIFHYLTADERVGDLLTELRDSDERFVDTDPTRKVRPDAATYRPDRTALAVGLGTDWGALAATWLADWERTGNERSRDRLLGTMADIGALPNGFLTGEALYDIETGRFDTTRDRISVSHLSAVFGLVEVASELISLVDVPGFRDAWLQYCRLYLASPEEQEAAVGQRLTGIHLEQAHSRLTAYVAAQTGDDALADAAWRAFEGIGEWLVHRRDFVLRRIEGPAVLNPVDEAPSVGTNDVAQYGLAAIQNLALIGDRLPEA; from the coding sequence GTGACCGACTCGACCGTGACCGACCCGATCGAGACCGTCCCGCTCCGTTGGCTCGACGACGCTCCGCCCGCACGGCTGCGCGGCGGTGCGACGTGGGGCGTGCCGCTGGCCCGCGGCACCGTCGCAGACCCTGCCGTCCTGCGTCTGCGGGAAGTCGGCGGCGGCGCCGTCCCCGCGCAGTTCTGGCCGCTCGCGACCTGGCCGGACGGCTCGGTCAAGTGGGCCGGTTGCGCGGTCGGAGCACTCGACGCGCCCCGCGCGTACGAGGTGGTGACGGGTGCGGATGCCGTCCCGACGGCCCCGTCCGCCGTGCGCGTCGAGCGCTCCGGAGACGAGATCGTCGTGGGCGACGGCATCCTCGAGATCGCCTTCCCGAGCGGACCGGCCGACGTGCTGGCCCGCCGGGTGATCCGCGACGGGCGCATCATCGCGGAAGACCTACGACTGGTGAGCCTCCTGCAGGACGAGCTGCCCGAGGACGGCGGGGCTGCCACGCGCCGGCGGTTCCGCTCACGCGTGCACACGGTGGACGTCGAGCAGGACGGTCCCATCCGGGCGGTCGTGCGCGTCGACGGTGCGCACAGGGACGAGGACGGCGACCGGGAGTGGCTGCCGTTCACTCTCCGCTTCGTCATCATCGCCGGCTCCGCCGAGGTGCGCCTCGTGCACACCGTGATCTGGGACGGCGACGCCGAGCACGACTTCCTCGCCGGTCTCGGGCTCCGCGCCGACGTGCCGTTGCACGCGGCACTGCACGACCGTCACGTGCGCATCGCCGGTGCCGACGGCGGCTTCTTCGCCGAGGCCGTCCGCGGTCTCACCGGGCTGCGCCGCGATCCGGGCGCCGAGGTCCGCGCCGCGCAGATCCGCGGCGAGCAGACGCCGCCGACGGACACCTGGAACCCCGAGGTCTCGAAACGGCTCGACCTCATCCCCGCGTGGAACGACATCACACTGACGCAGTTGAGCGCGGACGGATTCGGCATCCGCAAGCGCACGGCGCCGGGGCACGCATGGATCGATGCCGGTGCCGGGACCAGGGCAGAGGGATACATCGCGATCAGCGACCCGACCGGCGGCTTCGGCCTCGGCATCCGCTCGTTCTGGCAGTCGCACCCCGGCCAGCTGGACCTCCGAGGAGCAGGCGGCGAGCGCGCCGAGCTGACGGCGTGGCTGTACGCACCAGAGGCCCAGCCGATGGATGTCCGGTTCTACCACGACGGGCTCGGCCAGGATGATTTCGCGACCCAGCTCGAGGGCCTCGAGATCACGTACGAGGACTACGAGCCCGGTTTCGGAGACGCCCACGGTGTCGCCCGCACCCACGAGCTGACCCTGTTCACCTATGGCGCGACACCGGCGATCGAACAGGTCGCCGCCTCCGTCGAGGCGATGCAGCGTCCGCCGCTGCTGCAGCCGACGCCCGAGCACCTGCACGCGGTCGGCGTGTTCGGCGACTGGGCGCCGATCGATCGGTCGACGCCGGCGCGCACCGAGATCGAGGACAGCAACGACTTCCTGCTCGACTTCTATCTCGGTCAGATCGACCAGCGCCGCTGGTACGGCTTCTGGAACTACGGCGACGTCATGCACGCCTACGATCTCGACCGCCACGTGTGGCGCTACGACGTGGGCGGTTACGCCTGGGACAACAGCGAGCTCTCCCCCGATCTCTGGCTCTGGTACTCGTACCTGCGCAGCGGTCGCGCCGATGTCTTCCGCCTCGCCGAGGCGATGACCCGCCACACCGGCGAGGTCGACGTCTACCATCTGGGTCGCTGGCAGGGGCTCGGCTCCCGGCACAACGTCCAGCACTGGGGATGCAGCGCCAAGCAGCTGCGCATCTCGAGCCCGATCTATCGCCGCATCTTCCACTACCTCACGGCCGACGAACGCGTCGGCGACCTGCTCACCGAGCTCCGCGACAGCGACGAGCGCTTCGTCGACACGGATCCGACGCGCAAGGTGCGCCCGGATGCCGCGACCTACCGCCCCGATCGGACGGCGCTGGCCGTCGGCCTCGGAACCGACTGGGGAGCGCTTGCCGCCACCTGGCTCGCGGACTGGGAGCGCACCGGCAACGAGCGCTCGCGCGACCGGCTGCTGGGCACCATGGCCGACATCGGCGCGCTGCCGAACGGATTCCTCACCGGGGAGGCCCTGTACGACATCGAGACCGGCCGCTTCGACACGACGCGCGACCGCATCTCGGTCTCGCACCTCAGCGCGGTGTTCGGTCTGGTCGAGGTCGCGAGCGAGCTCATCTCGCTCGTCGACGTTCCCGGCTTCCGTGACGCCTGGCTGCAGTACTGCCGGCTCTATCTGGCGTCACCGGAGGAGCAGGAGGCCGCGGTCGGGCAACGGCTCACCGGCATCCACCTCGAGCAGGCGCACAGCCGGCTGACGGCATACGTGGCGGCCCAGACGGGCGACGATGCGCTGGCGGATGCCGCGTGGCGGGCCTTCGAGGGGATCGGCGAGTGGCTCGTGCACCGGCGGGACTTCGTGCTGCGCCGTATCGAAGGGCCCGCCGTGCTCAACCCGGTGGACGAGGCGCCCAGCGTCGGCACCAACGACGTCGCGCAGTACGGCCTGGCCGCGATCCAGAACCTCGCCCTGATCGGCGACCGGCTTCCGGAGGCGTAG
- a CDS encoding threonine/serine ThrE exporter family protein gives MSSERQWRFLTSVRKAIRSDPSRVALTEVHPVLSATIVSKILDLAVHIGAAMFAVGASAHDVTFAITRVAQVYGLKGVQVDVTFTSITVSYHRGEDDSPTTLLRVVHAASPDHAKLQRLQALLADIGDGMDLGEARAAYRMIRRTPFLYRPVVVIFARALLTIGVAILFDATPALIVLAFIAALGAAFAQAGLARLQVPSFFGQIAGAFIITVFAVVVSALGSAGIAPFDGVRPSIMVASGIVLMLSGLSVVAAAQDAIDGFALTAGGRILDLIMQTVGVVLGILIGLGLAQLVGFGMALPDDAVPFGPLPAQIAGAIIIAVAVALFNGAGLQIVLVSAVLSVIAILGYSSAITLGVQEGAASAFGALLASFLGILIARGLHVPSVAVTTAAIVPLVPGLTVFRGLLGLADSDGTPEAMLVSIAPLVLAASIGVGLAAGASLGLYLGTPLRATLAGVAKSRARVRH, from the coding sequence ATGTCCTCCGAACGTCAGTGGCGGTTTCTGACCTCCGTCCGCAAGGCCATCCGGAGCGACCCGTCGCGCGTCGCGCTCACCGAGGTCCACCCGGTGCTGAGCGCGACGATCGTGTCGAAGATCCTCGATCTCGCCGTGCACATCGGCGCGGCGATGTTCGCGGTCGGCGCCTCCGCCCACGACGTCACCTTCGCGATCACACGGGTCGCGCAGGTGTACGGCCTCAAGGGCGTGCAGGTCGACGTGACGTTCACGTCGATCACCGTCTCGTACCACCGCGGCGAGGACGACTCCCCCACCACTCTTCTGCGGGTGGTGCACGCCGCATCCCCCGATCATGCGAAGCTGCAACGGCTGCAGGCGCTACTCGCCGACATCGGCGACGGCATGGACCTCGGCGAGGCCCGCGCCGCGTACCGCATGATCCGCCGCACGCCGTTCCTGTACCGCCCGGTCGTCGTGATCTTCGCCAGGGCGCTGCTCACCATCGGCGTCGCCATCCTGTTCGATGCGACGCCCGCCCTCATCGTCCTCGCCTTCATCGCCGCCCTGGGCGCGGCGTTCGCGCAGGCCGGCCTCGCCCGGTTGCAGGTGCCCTCGTTCTTCGGTCAGATCGCCGGCGCGTTCATCATCACCGTGTTCGCGGTCGTCGTGTCCGCGCTCGGTTCCGCGGGAATCGCGCCGTTCGACGGGGTGCGCCCCTCGATCATGGTCGCCTCGGGGATCGTGCTGATGCTCTCGGGGCTCTCCGTCGTCGCGGCGGCTCAGGACGCGATCGACGGATTCGCCCTGACGGCCGGCGGTCGCATCCTGGACCTGATCATGCAGACGGTCGGCGTCGTCCTCGGCATCCTCATCGGACTCGGACTCGCCCAGCTCGTCGGGTTCGGCATGGCGCTTCCGGACGACGCCGTTCCGTTCGGTCCGCTGCCCGCGCAGATCGCGGGCGCGATCATCATCGCGGTCGCCGTCGCCCTGTTCAACGGCGCCGGGCTGCAGATCGTCCTCGTCAGCGCCGTCCTGAGCGTGATCGCGATCCTCGGGTACAGCTCCGCGATCACGCTCGGGGTGCAGGAGGGCGCCGCGAGCGCCTTCGGTGCGCTGCTGGCCAGCTTCCTCGGAATCCTGATCGCGCGCGGACTGCATGTGCCGTCGGTCGCGGTCACGACGGCCGCGATCGTGCCGCTGGTCCCCGGGCTCACCGTGTTCCGAGGCCTGCTCGGGCTGGCCGATTCGGACGGCACTCCCGAGGCGATGCTCGTCAGCATCGCGCCGCTCGTGCTGGCCGCGTCGATCGGGGTCGGCCTCGCCGCCGGAGCCTCACTCGGCCTCTACCTGGGCACTCCGCTGCGCGCGACGCTCGCCGGGGTCGCCAAGTCGCGCGCGCGCGTGCGGCACTGA
- a CDS encoding amidase, which produces MAELHDLTAIEQLAALRTKEIAPADLVAHYLERIARLDAGIGAFVEVTADAARERAVALSGARIDGALWGLPFADKDLVARAGVPTRFGSRLHERFVPEDTADQAAVLDEAGGISLGKTATPEFGMTGYTETRIGPPTRDPWNPANGAGGSSGGAAAAVAAGLVPLAPGSDAGGSIRIPAATVGLVGIKPSRGRVPFASGLDSPGGLAVAGPIARTVADAALLLDVQASGRPYSYATAAPGDGPFREATERVAGRTRIGVTTVSPWDDDEDIRLDADAARAVEVAAALLADGHDVDRFDWRPRGYAAMFTALWRTSAARMALSDAELDHVEPITAWLAREGRRLTGREVLDALAAATVFERETITAFAPFEAVLTPALALPARAVGWFDAEDAAENFAQQVRYAPYSSFVNISGLPAIVVPVTTDASGHPVCVQLIGRPGGEAMIIAIAAELERRVGSMPHPPIW; this is translated from the coding sequence ATGGCCGAGTTGCATGACCTCACCGCGATCGAACAGCTCGCGGCGCTTCGCACCAAGGAGATCGCTCCCGCCGATCTCGTGGCGCACTACCTCGAGCGGATCGCACGTCTGGATGCCGGTATCGGCGCGTTCGTCGAGGTGACGGCAGATGCCGCCCGCGAACGCGCGGTCGCGCTCTCCGGCGCTCGCATCGACGGCGCACTGTGGGGTCTGCCCTTCGCCGACAAGGACCTCGTCGCCCGCGCCGGTGTGCCGACCCGGTTCGGGTCGCGCCTGCACGAACGGTTCGTGCCGGAGGACACGGCCGATCAGGCCGCGGTTCTCGACGAAGCGGGCGGGATCAGTCTCGGGAAGACGGCGACACCGGAATTCGGGATGACCGGATACACCGAGACGCGGATCGGCCCTCCGACGCGTGACCCCTGGAATCCGGCGAACGGCGCCGGAGGCTCGAGCGGGGGCGCGGCCGCAGCGGTGGCTGCCGGGCTCGTGCCGTTGGCTCCCGGATCGGATGCCGGAGGATCGATCCGGATCCCGGCGGCCACAGTGGGGCTGGTCGGCATCAAGCCCTCACGGGGCCGCGTGCCGTTCGCCTCGGGGCTCGACAGCCCCGGAGGGCTCGCCGTCGCCGGGCCCATCGCGCGGACGGTCGCGGATGCCGCGCTGCTGCTGGACGTGCAGGCCAGCGGCCGGCCGTATTCGTACGCGACGGCCGCGCCGGGCGATGGTCCGTTCCGGGAGGCGACCGAGCGCGTCGCCGGCCGGACCCGCATCGGCGTCACCACGGTCTCCCCGTGGGACGACGACGAGGACATCCGGCTGGATGCCGACGCCGCACGAGCGGTCGAGGTCGCCGCGGCGCTGCTGGCGGACGGGCACGATGTCGACCGGTTCGACTGGCGTCCCCGGGGGTACGCGGCGATGTTCACGGCGCTGTGGCGCACGAGCGCCGCCCGCATGGCCCTGTCGGACGCCGAGCTCGATCACGTGGAGCCGATCACGGCATGGCTCGCCCGCGAGGGCCGACGGCTGACCGGGCGCGAGGTGCTCGACGCGCTCGCCGCGGCGACCGTGTTCGAGCGGGAGACGATCACGGCGTTCGCGCCGTTCGAGGCCGTGCTCACCCCCGCGCTCGCACTGCCGGCGAGAGCGGTGGGCTGGTTCGATGCCGAGGACGCAGCGGAGAACTTCGCTCAGCAGGTCCGGTACGCGCCGTACTCGAGCTTCGTGAACATCTCGGGGCTGCCGGCGATCGTGGTGCCCGTGACGACGGATGCGTCCGGTCACCCCGTCTGCGTGCAGCTGATCGGGCGCCCAGGCGGCGAGGCGATGATCATCGCGATCGCCGCAGAACTCGAGCGTCGCGTCGGATCGATGCCGCACCCGCCGATCTGGTGA